One Campylobacter concisus DNA segment encodes these proteins:
- a CDS encoding 3-isopropylmalate dehydratase: MIHQEIAFFKFDQLIIFLHISFVALFIGLQAGLVLTGSYFIKNKFEDKERYHILLHIIRRFGLAIFALVLGIALTSLVMIFYFDDGKMQNPMASAIVATKWAIELFLLLNLSYIFYRYKKALKTLRSHEMIELNESLIVIIYYFTPLNLLASLAAVYLGVSYRSF, encoded by the coding sequence ATGATTCATCAAGAGATCGCTTTTTTTAAATTTGATCAATTAATCATCTTCTTGCACATTAGCTTCGTAGCTCTTTTTATAGGGCTACAAGCTGGTTTGGTGCTTACTGGAAGCTATTTTATAAAAAATAAATTTGAAGATAAAGAGCGCTATCACATCTTGCTTCACATCATAAGACGCTTTGGGCTAGCCATCTTTGCGCTAGTTCTTGGCATCGCACTAACTAGCCTAGTGATGATCTTTTACTTTGATGATGGCAAAATGCAAAATCCGATGGCAAGTGCCATAGTAGCGACCAAATGGGCGATAGAGCTATTTTTACTCTTAAATTTAAGCTACATCTTTTATCGATACAAAAAAGCTTTAAAAACTCTAAGATCACACGAGATGATCGAGCTAAACGAAAGCCTAATCGTCATCATCTACTACTTCACGCCGCTAAATTTACTAGCTTCACTCGCGGCTGTTTATCTTGGCGTGAGCTATAGGAGCTTTTGA
- a CDS encoding Gfo/Idh/MocA family protein, which produces MKLKIGIIGYCSTGKKHYLELRRSNEFEICGIFDKDNVDEFCRADFYTDFKEFIEVAQPQAVVLCSPREEMVEAFCQCAKYCQNILISRPVFKSIADLKEIKYAAKTNKTRVCTGISERFNPTILSLKKALLKEEEIYSISIAHFKPLCDGNIINELSVSDIDLAKNIINSEVSDFYYTQTNKTNAKSADNAAISFKSKNQILVHITDSFCGSLERFKIEVNAKNGVYFGDLIDHKLHQVSENGQMNLKIDTNNSELKAQYEAFYDLCQSGESSELSNIDDAIKIRELF; this is translated from the coding sequence GTGAAGCTAAAAATCGGCATTATCGGCTATTGCAGCACAGGTAAAAAACATTATTTAGAGCTTAGACGCTCAAACGAGTTTGAAATTTGTGGCATTTTTGACAAAGACAATGTTGATGAGTTTTGCAGAGCTGATTTTTATACTGATTTTAAAGAATTTATAGAGGTTGCCCAGCCTCAAGCAGTCGTGCTTTGCTCACCAAGAGAGGAGATGGTGGAGGCATTTTGTCAGTGTGCAAAATATTGTCAAAATATCCTCATCTCACGCCCAGTTTTTAAAAGTATCGCAGATCTTAAAGAGATAAAATATGCCGCTAAAACAAACAAAACTAGGGTTTGCACAGGAATTTCAGAGCGTTTTAATCCAACTATCTTGTCACTTAAAAAAGCACTTTTAAAAGAAGAGGAAATTTATAGCATCTCTATCGCTCATTTTAAGCCACTTTGCGATGGAAATATCATAAATGAGCTCTCAGTTTCTGACATCGACCTAGCAAAAAATATCATAAATTCTGAAGTCAGCGACTTTTACTACACTCAAACAAACAAGACAAATGCCAAAAGTGCCGATAACGCGGCGATAAGCTTTAAGAGTAAAAATCAAATTCTAGTGCATATCACTGACTCATTTTGTGGCTCACTGGAGCGCTTTAAGATAGAGGTAAATGCAAAAAATGGCGTCTATTTTGGCGATCTCATAGATCATAAGCTTCATCAAGTGAGCGAAAATGGACAGATGAATTTAAAGATAGATACAAATAATAGCGAACTAAAAGCGCAATACGAAGCCTTTTATGATCTTTGCCAAAGTGGCGAGAGCAGCGAGCTTTCAAACATCGATGATGCGATAAAGATAAGAGAACTATTTTGA
- the hemH gene encoding ferrochelatase has product MKKALLLLNMGGANSLDDVEIFLTNMFNDPYILGIKNKILRKFVAFMITKGRLKTAKHNYEQIGGKSPLCELTAKLCEKISSLQNEFEAVDFAMNYTSPFVKDVLKKYEKFDEIVLLPLYPHHSQTTITSSLADFKKAKEELDFKAKIALCEPFYDDDAYNKIIISHIQGAVKDIDISDISLIFSAHSLPRKIIEKGDIYEKHINEHVQILGKMLKEQGLNFKDVSLAYQSRLGPVKWLEPSLNEALAKCENKKALIYPLSFCIDNSETIFELVIEYAKLAKELNFSFYKVVQCPNFSDEFASFIMQKSKNAREFSL; this is encoded by the coding sequence ATGAAAAAAGCTCTTTTGCTTTTAAATATGGGCGGTGCAAACAGCCTTGATGATGTCGAAATTTTTTTAACAAATATGTTTAATGACCCGTATATTTTGGGTATAAAAAATAAAATTTTAAGAAAATTTGTAGCTTTCATGATCACAAAAGGCAGGCTAAAAACTGCAAAACACAACTACGAGCAAATAGGCGGAAAGTCACCACTTTGCGAGCTTACTGCTAAGCTTTGTGAGAAAATTTCAAGCTTGCAAAATGAATTTGAAGCGGTTGATTTTGCGATGAACTACACTTCGCCATTTGTAAAAGATGTGCTTAAAAAGTATGAAAAATTTGATGAGATAGTGCTTTTGCCACTCTACCCTCATCACTCACAAACTACGATAACTTCGAGCTTAGCTGATTTTAAAAAGGCAAAAGAGGAGCTTGATTTTAAAGCTAAAATTGCACTTTGCGAGCCATTTTATGATGATGACGCTTACAATAAGATCATTATCTCTCATATCCAGGGAGCGGTAAAAGATATCGATATAAGCGATATTAGCCTCATCTTTTCAGCCCACTCTTTGCCTCGCAAGATCATAGAAAAGGGTGATATCTACGAAAAACACATAAACGAACATGTGCAAATTTTAGGCAAAATGCTAAAAGAGCAGGGGCTAAATTTTAAAGATGTGAGCCTTGCTTATCAGTCACGTCTTGGCCCAGTTAAATGGCTAGAGCCATCACTAAACGAGGCTTTGGCAAAGTGCGAAAATAAAAAAGCGCTTATCTATCCGCTCTCTTTTTGTATAGACAACTCTGAGACCATTTTTGAGCTAGTTATCGAGTATGCTAAGCTTGCAAAAGAGCTAAATTTTAGCTTTTACAAAGTCGTTCAGTGTCCAAATTTTAGTGATGAATTTGCTAGTTTTATCATGCAAAAGTCAAAAAACGCTAGAGAATTTAGCCTTTAG
- a CDS encoding response regulator, with the protein MKVQNNDIIDYLLQSGSGKAKDKKNSFDEILSLTLDKITSEAKVSDKLEQFKKRLTEIGAAGFINELNSNKIEEKIAQKKEELTELLSINDPTKTQDQKNELLKIMDKILSDYRKELNMALTSQTLLEKQNSLGKNTNNSVNLSSVLNELGLA; encoded by the coding sequence ATGAAGGTTCAAAATAACGATATTATCGATTATTTGTTGCAGTCAGGCTCAGGCAAAGCTAAAGATAAAAAAAATAGTTTTGATGAAATTTTAAGTCTGACGCTTGATAAGATCACAAGCGAGGCAAAGGTTTCAGACAAGCTTGAGCAGTTTAAGAAAAGGCTTACAGAAATTGGCGCTGCTGGCTTTATAAATGAGCTAAATTCAAACAAGATAGAAGAGAAAATAGCTCAGAAAAAAGAGGAGCTAACTGAGCTTTTAAGCATAAATGATCCGACTAAAACACAGGATCAAAAAAATGAGCTACTTAAAATAATGGATAAAATTTTAAGTGACTACCGCAAAGAGCTAAACATGGCACTTACTAGCCAAACGCTGCTTGAGAAGCAAAATAGCCTTGGCAAAAATACAAATAATTCTGTAAATTTAAGCTCTGTCTTAAATGAACTTGGACTTGCATAA
- a CDS encoding peptidoglycan D,D-transpeptidase FtsI family protein, translated as MNSRKSKITILFLLITFGISIFVLVIFYRASIERKLPKLQTSDVNTAIRGNIVTKDGFSISSSQKLYKVMLDTRNIDPNKKEMFIKLYSLYSGDDPNKVRKIINGTKGLVTLSYSIDAKGTTYLQELSRKLNRKGILISYLDPKTGLASFQGMRVMESGQNRKFMSKDALTPAIGYVSKTESDALTKSKGVKGLERYYEDYLAPIQNAKILGPRDIGNNIILTSDSNLATRVDGYNAVLSVQLKFQTKLEQILDEKREFLDAKELIICIMNSKNGEILALASSSRYDPSNIRKQDYSALNSSASEYAYEVGSVFKPFIFSILLQEKKVNPFELVNTYNGRYQLGKRIIKDTHPEPFMSAEDIIVHSSNIGMIQLVDRLNGPQIYQGLLNFGFSRKTGIDLPYEQVGMMPTVTKLNSSTYKATVSYGYGLQATFMQLLKAYNTFNNKGIEVTPHMVAYLERNGKRYDLPKAEPAQVISQETAKIMKRILIKTVEKGTGLKAFTPGLEIGGKTGTAHIASGKGGYSNTYNGSFFGFVNDTRGNSYTIGVLARDPKKPYYYFGAQSALPTFKKAVDLMVEDGYLFPDPNVIAEFEAKKDKLKNDKAKQKPALD; from the coding sequence ATGAATTCCAGAAAATCAAAAATAACCATACTTTTTTTATTAATTACTTTTGGAATTTCAATCTTTGTGCTCGTTATATTTTATAGAGCAAGCATCGAGCGAAAGCTTCCTAAGCTTCAAACAAGCGACGTAAATACCGCAATCCGAGGCAACATCGTCACAAAAGACGGCTTTAGCATCTCATCAAGCCAAAAACTCTACAAAGTGATGCTTGACACCAGAAACATCGATCCAAACAAAAAAGAGATGTTTATCAAGCTCTACTCGCTTTATAGCGGCGACGATCCAAACAAAGTAAGAAAGATCATAAATGGCACAAAAGGCCTTGTCACGCTCTCTTACAGCATCGACGCAAAGGGCACTACCTACCTTCAAGAGCTCTCTAGAAAGCTAAACCGTAAGGGCATTTTGATCTCGTATCTTGATCCAAAGACTGGGCTTGCTTCGTTTCAAGGCATGCGCGTGATGGAGAGCGGTCAAAACCGTAAATTTATGTCAAAAGATGCTCTTACACCTGCCATTGGCTACGTGAGCAAAACAGAGAGCGACGCACTTACCAAAAGCAAAGGTGTAAAAGGGCTTGAGAGATACTACGAGGACTACCTAGCTCCGATACAAAACGCCAAAATCCTTGGCCCGCGTGATATTGGCAACAATATAATCTTAACCAGCGATTCAAATTTAGCAACGAGGGTTGATGGCTACAACGCGGTGCTTTCTGTACAGCTTAAATTTCAAACCAAGTTAGAGCAAATTTTAGATGAAAAGCGTGAATTTCTAGATGCAAAAGAGCTAATCATCTGCATAATGAATAGCAAAAATGGAGAAATTCTAGCCCTAGCTTCTAGCTCAAGGTATGATCCTTCAAACATAAGAAAGCAAGATTACAGCGCGCTAAATTCGAGCGCAAGCGAGTATGCATACGAGGTTGGATCGGTTTTTAAGCCTTTTATCTTCTCCATACTACTTCAAGAAAAAAAGGTAAATCCTTTTGAGCTAGTAAATACCTATAACGGCCGCTATCAGCTAGGCAAAAGGATCATCAAGGACACCCACCCAGAGCCTTTTATGAGTGCTGAAGACATCATCGTGCACAGCTCAAACATCGGTATGATCCAGCTAGTAGATAGACTAAATGGCCCACAAATTTATCAGGGACTTTTAAATTTTGGCTTTTCAAGAAAGACTGGCATCGACCTGCCATACGAGCAAGTGGGTATGATGCCAACGGTTACGAAGCTAAACTCATCGACCTATAAAGCGACAGTTAGCTACGGATACGGTCTTCAAGCGACATTTATGCAGCTTTTGAAAGCTTATAACACCTTTAACAACAAAGGTATCGAGGTGACGCCGCACATGGTGGCATATCTTGAGCGAAATGGCAAGCGCTACGATCTGCCAAAAGCAGAGCCAGCTCAGGTTATCTCGCAAGAGACCGCAAAGATAATGAAGAGAATTTTGATAAAAACAGTTGAAAAAGGCACTGGTCTAAAGGCATTTACGCCAGGTCTTGAGATAGGCGGAAAAACTGGCACCGCACACATCGCTTCTGGCAAAGGCGGATATAGCAACACCTATAATGGCTCCTTTTTTGGCTTCGTAAATGACACGAGAGGCAACAGCTACACGATAGGCGTTTTAGCAAGAGATCCTAAAAAGCCTTACTACTACTTTGGTGCGCAAAGTGCGTTACCGACATTTAAAAAGGCCGTTGATCTTATGGTTGAAGATGGTTATTTGTTTCCAGATCCTAATGTCATAGCTGAGTTTGAAGCTAAAAAAGATAAGCTTAAAAATGATAAAGCAAAGCAAAAACCAGCGTTAGATTAA
- the maf gene encoding septum formation inhibitor Maf — protein sequence MITLASSSPTRANLLKDAGIEFKQISCSFDESMIAKSIKPEIYVQNVVKAKKEQFLKANGKLLNLLFADSCVACWDKILGKAKDENEALAMLNLQSGNECSVYTAMIFLGEFELINVSKTTYKFDKFSEQELKSYLESGEWRGKAGAMTIENFNKKYITSQHGETSTAMGLNLKILKAFL from the coding sequence ATGATCACTCTTGCTTCTAGCTCGCCAACAAGGGCAAATTTACTAAAAGATGCTGGGATAGAATTTAAACAAATTTCTTGCAGTTTTGATGAGAGCATGATAGCAAAGAGCATAAAACCAGAAATTTACGTCCAAAACGTCGTAAAAGCTAAAAAAGAGCAATTTTTAAAGGCAAATGGCAAGCTTTTAAATTTACTCTTTGCAGATAGTTGCGTGGCTTGCTGGGATAAAATTTTAGGCAAGGCAAAGGACGAAAACGAAGCACTTGCTATGCTAAATTTACAAAGTGGCAATGAGTGTAGCGTCTATACGGCGATGATATTTTTAGGCGAATTTGAGCTTATAAATGTGAGTAAGACTACATATAAATTTGATAAATTTAGCGAGCAAGAGCTAAAAAGCTACCTAGAAAGTGGCGAGTGGCGAGGCAAAGCTGGAGCCATGACGATAGAAAATTTTAATAAAAAATACATCACCTCCCAGCACGGCGAGACAAGCACGGCAATGGGGCTAAATTTAAAAATATTAAAGGCATTTTTATGA
- a CDS encoding transglycosylase domain-containing protein, with translation MKYILAFIFVVAVALGGAFLYFYSQVRFDAYTIIDYKPKLATQIFDRNNELIANIFEENRIYVKYNDIPPRVIEALVAIEDTSYFEHGGINVEAMARAAIKDIKARKLVEGASTLTQQLIKNLALSREKKFTRKIKEVVLAMKLESELSKEDIIERYLNHVYFGHGYYGIKTAAEGYFRKELNELSIKEIAMLVGMPKAPSTYDPTKHLDLSLSRANRVLERMYSIGWINEDEYRKGVLEEPAVFDDTLTRNKAPYVVDEIIKEASKKFDDIKTGGYKIQSTVDLNVQKIAQDALVYGYNEILKRDKKANPEMLNGAIVVTHPQSGQILALIGGIDYAKSSYNRATQSKRQPGSSFKPFIYQIALDSGYSVVSQVADIARTFDMGNGKEWTPKNYSGGFQGYITIKSALTQSRNLATINLLNDLGLSSVRKQLTDMGFNDIPENLSIALGSFGISPLDFAKFYSMFPNDGEVVEPTLIKHIENSFGASMDYEPQKKQVLKPEQAFLMTTLLQNVVNNGTGRNAKVNGIQIAGKTGTTNNNIDAWFCGYSPDIEAIIWYGNDDNSPMKKVEGGGRTAAPVFKKFMEGYIKLYPTLRRAFEQPDGVYKGYYNGADEYYTNDSPLPQNTPTNDIIQDQENDGLLF, from the coding sequence ATGAAATATATCTTGGCATTTATCTTTGTAGTTGCCGTCGCACTTGGTGGAGCGTTTTTATACTTTTATTCGCAGGTGAGATTTGACGCTTATACCATCATCGACTACAAGCCAAAGCTTGCGACACAAATTTTTGATAGAAACAACGAGCTTATCGCAAATATCTTTGAAGAAAACAGAATTTACGTAAAGTATAACGACATCCCACCACGTGTCATCGAAGCGCTCGTGGCTATCGAGGACACGAGCTACTTTGAGCACGGCGGTATCAACGTAGAAGCCATGGCAAGAGCTGCGATAAAGGACATCAAAGCTAGAAAGCTAGTCGAGGGCGCATCCACGCTAACTCAGCAGCTCATAAAAAACCTAGCCCTAAGCCGCGAGAAGAAATTTACAAGAAAGATAAAAGAAGTCGTGCTTGCTATGAAGCTTGAAAGCGAACTTAGCAAAGAGGACATCATCGAAAGATACCTAAATCACGTATATTTTGGGCATGGCTACTACGGTATCAAAACGGCTGCGGAGGGATACTTTAGAAAAGAGCTAAATGAGCTAAGCATAAAAGAGATAGCGATGCTAGTTGGCATGCCAAAAGCGCCAAGCACCTATGACCCTACAAAGCACCTTGACCTCTCGCTTAGCCGCGCAAATAGGGTGCTTGAAAGGATGTATAGCATCGGCTGGATAAACGAGGATGAGTACCGCAAGGGCGTACTTGAAGAGCCAGCAGTCTTTGACGATACGCTAACACGTAATAAAGCTCCTTACGTGGTCGATGAGATCATAAAAGAGGCTTCAAAGAAATTTGACGATATAAAAACTGGCGGTTACAAGATACAAAGCACAGTCGATCTAAACGTGCAAAAGATCGCTCAGGACGCTCTAGTCTATGGCTACAATGAAATTTTAAAAAGAGATAAAAAGGCAAATCCAGAGATGCTAAATGGCGCTATCGTCGTCACTCATCCACAAAGCGGACAAATTTTAGCTCTAATTGGCGGCATCGACTACGCAAAAAGTAGCTACAACCGCGCCACCCAGAGCAAGCGTCAGCCAGGATCTAGCTTTAAGCCATTTATCTATCAAATAGCCCTTGATAGCGGCTACTCAGTCGTCTCTCAAGTAGCTGATATCGCTAGGACGTTTGACATGGGCAATGGCAAAGAGTGGACGCCAAAGAACTATAGCGGTGGTTTTCAAGGCTACATCACGATAAAATCAGCCTTAACCCAGTCTCGCAACCTCGCAACCATAAATTTACTAAACGATCTTGGTCTTAGCTCGGTTCGCAAACAGCTTACGGATATGGGCTTTAACGACATCCCTGAAAATTTATCAATCGCACTTGGTAGCTTTGGGATTTCGCCACTTGACTTTGCGAAATTTTACTCGATGTTTCCAAACGATGGCGAAGTGGTCGAGCCTACGCTCATTAAGCATATAGAAAATAGCTTTGGCGCGTCGATGGACTATGAGCCTCAAAAGAAGCAGGTGCTAAAACCTGAGCAGGCATTTTTGATGACTACCTTGCTTCAAAATGTCGTAAACAACGGTACCGGACGCAACGCAAAGGTAAATGGCATCCAGATCGCTGGCAAGACTGGCACGACGAACAACAACATCGATGCGTGGTTTTGCGGCTATTCGCCTGATATCGAGGCCATCATCTGGTACGGAAACGACGATAACAGCCCTATGAAAAAGGTCGAGGGTGGTGGCAGGACAGCTGCACCGGTCTTTAAGAAATTTATGGAGGGCTACATCAAGCTCTACCCTACCCTAAGGCGTGCGTTTGAGCAGCCTGATGGCGTCTATAAAGGATACTATAATGGCGCTGATGAGTACTACACAAACGACTCGCCGTTGCCGCAAAATACGCCAACAAATGACATCATTCAAGATCAAGAAAACGATGGATTATTATTTTAG
- the fliE gene encoding flagellar hook-basal body complex protein FliE: MINSINLDKLNKNENSSKIAKAGEEGGFENALNDSLKELNKVQINADKAIADLATGEVKDLHQAAIAIGKAETSMKLMLEIRNKALSAYKEISRTQI; this comes from the coding sequence ATGATAAATAGTATAAATTTAGATAAGCTAAACAAAAACGAAAATTCAAGCAAAATAGCAAAAGCAGGCGAAGAAGGCGGCTTTGAAAATGCACTAAACGACTCTTTAAAAGAGCTAAACAAGGTTCAAATCAATGCTGATAAAGCCATCGCTGATCTTGCAACTGGCGAAGTAAAAGACTTACACCAAGCAGCTATCGCCATAGGCAAAGCAGAGACTAGCATGAAGCTTATGCTAGAAATTCGCAACAAAGCACTAAGCGCATACAAAGAAATTTCAAGAACGCAAATTTAA
- the alaS gene encoding alanine--tRNA ligase, whose protein sequence is MQNLDIRKAYLDFFKSKGHEVVASAPLVPNDATLLFTNAGMVPFKSIFTGEVPRPTPPIRTSCQTCIRAGGKHNDLDNVGYTARHHTFFEMLGNFSFGEYFKKEAISYAWEFVTEVLKLPKDKLYVTVHESDDEAFEIWSTHIAKERIYRFGDHDNFWQMGDTGPCGPCSEIFYDQGAEHFNTPEDYMGGDGDRFLEIWNLVFMQYERSADGKLSPLPKPSIDTGMGLERVTAILQGKFSNYDSTLFMPLINEVAKLCGKPYVYESGASYRVISDHIRSVTFLLAQGTTFDKEGRGYVLRRILRRAIRHGYLLGIKEPFMYKLVDKVCELMGGHYTYLNDKKAAVKEQIKLEEERFLATIASGLELFESELKNTKEIFSGEAAFKLYDTFGFPLDLTADMLREKGLKVDEARFDELMSEQKARAKAAWKGSGDKSAKGDFKELLEKFGENKFVGYEELKSKSKILALLDEEFKNVDSLDAGKEGWVMFDVTPFYAQSGGQCGDSGKIAGKADVLDTQKFHGLNLSLVKTSAALKVGDEVELEVGSDRAETARHHSATHLLHAALRSVLGTHIAQAGSNVEADRLRFDFSHPKALTSEEISKIENLVNEWILDGANAKTQVMELEEAKKSGAIALFNEKYADKVRVVSFGDVSKELCGGTHVKNIDEIGSFFITKESGVSAGVRRIEAVCSRAALNLARSFRAELEELKDELKSTEPLNAVKKLKGEIKGLKDKLKNAKSSEELAFINVDDTKLCVAHIDGGDIKTLIDEFKNKHEKAAILLIQTDEEGKISLAAGVKNAPLKAGAWVKFAAQILGGNGGGKDDFATAGGKNALAIEDAIKSSLEYARQALEK, encoded by the coding sequence ATGCAAAATTTAGATATAAGAAAGGCATATCTTGATTTTTTTAAATCAAAAGGTCACGAAGTCGTAGCTTCTGCACCACTCGTGCCAAACGATGCAACACTACTTTTTACAAATGCTGGCATGGTGCCATTTAAGAGCATTTTCACAGGCGAAGTGCCACGCCCAACACCACCTATCCGCACTAGCTGTCAGACCTGCATAAGAGCTGGTGGCAAGCACAACGACCTTGATAATGTCGGCTACACAGCGCGCCACCACACATTTTTTGAGATGCTTGGTAACTTTAGCTTTGGCGAATACTTCAAAAAAGAGGCGATCTCTTACGCTTGGGAATTTGTCACAGAGGTGCTAAAACTACCAAAAGATAAGCTTTATGTAACCGTTCACGAAAGCGACGATGAGGCCTTTGAAATTTGGAGCACTCACATCGCAAAAGAGAGGATTTACCGCTTTGGCGACCATGATAACTTCTGGCAAATGGGCGATACTGGACCATGCGGCCCTTGCAGTGAAATTTTTTACGATCAAGGCGCTGAACACTTTAACACACCAGAAGATTACATGGGCGGCGATGGAGATAGATTTTTAGAGATCTGGAACCTTGTTTTCATGCAATATGAAAGAAGCGCGGATGGCAAACTAAGCCCACTACCAAAACCAAGCATCGATACTGGCATGGGACTTGAGCGTGTTACTGCTATCTTGCAGGGTAAATTTAGCAACTACGACAGCACACTTTTTATGCCGCTAATTAACGAAGTGGCAAAGCTTTGCGGCAAGCCATACGTCTATGAAAGTGGCGCTAGCTACCGCGTTATAAGCGACCACATCCGCTCAGTCACATTTTTGCTAGCTCAAGGCACGACATTTGACAAAGAAGGCCGTGGCTACGTGCTTCGCCGTATCTTACGCCGTGCGATCCGCCATGGATACTTGCTAGGCATAAAAGAGCCATTTATGTATAAGCTTGTCGATAAAGTTTGCGAGCTTATGGGAGGACACTACACCTATCTAAACGATAAAAAAGCGGCTGTAAAAGAGCAGATCAAACTTGAAGAAGAGAGATTTTTAGCGACTATCGCAAGCGGACTTGAACTATTTGAGAGTGAGCTTAAAAATACAAAAGAAATTTTTAGCGGAGAGGCTGCGTTTAAGCTCTATGACACATTTGGCTTCCCACTTGATCTAACAGCTGATATGCTTAGAGAAAAGGGCTTAAAAGTCGATGAGGCAAGGTTTGATGAGCTTATGAGCGAGCAAAAAGCACGTGCAAAAGCTGCTTGGAAAGGCAGTGGCGACAAGAGCGCGAAGGGCGATTTTAAAGAGCTACTTGAGAAATTTGGCGAGAATAAATTTGTAGGCTATGAAGAGCTTAAGAGTAAAAGCAAAATTCTAGCCCTACTTGATGAAGAATTTAAAAACGTTGATAGCTTAGACGCTGGCAAAGAGGGCTGGGTGATGTTTGATGTCACTCCATTTTACGCTCAAAGTGGCGGTCAGTGCGGCGATAGCGGTAAGATAGCAGGCAAAGCAGATGTGCTTGATACGCAAAAATTCCACGGGCTAAATTTATCTTTAGTAAAAACTAGCGCGGCGCTAAAAGTTGGCGACGAAGTTGAGCTTGAAGTGGGCAGCGACAGAGCAGAGACTGCGCGACATCACAGCGCTACACACTTGCTTCACGCAGCCCTTAGAAGCGTGCTTGGCACACACATCGCTCAAGCTGGCTCAAACGTCGAGGCAGATAGGCTAAGATTTGACTTCTCTCATCCAAAGGCGCTTACTAGCGAAGAAATTTCAAAGATCGAAAACCTTGTAAATGAGTGGATCTTAGACGGTGCAAATGCAAAAACGCAGGTTATGGAGCTTGAAGAGGCTAAAAAAAGCGGAGCGATCGCACTATTTAATGAAAAATATGCCGACAAAGTAAGGGTTGTGAGCTTTGGCGATGTCAGCAAAGAGCTTTGCGGTGGCACACACGTGAAAAATATAGATGAGATCGGATCGTTTTTCATCACAAAAGAGAGTGGCGTAAGTGCTGGCGTTAGGCGTATAGAGGCTGTTTGCTCAAGAGCTGCGCTAAATTTAGCAAGGTCATTTAGAGCTGAGCTTGAAGAGCTAAAAGATGAGCTAAAGAGCACAGAACCACTAAATGCCGTTAAAAAGCTAAAAGGCGAAATAAAAGGCTTAAAAGATAAGCTAAAAAACGCTAAAAGTTCTGAGGAGCTAGCCTTTATAAATGTAGATGATACCAAGCTTTGTGTGGCACACATCGATGGTGGCGACATAAAAACTTTGATAGATGAGTTTAAAAACAAGCACGAAAAAGCTGCTATTTTACTGATCCAAACAGATGAAGAGGGTAAAATTTCTCTTGCAGCTGGCGTAAAAAATGCTCCACTAAAAGCTGGCGCTTGGGTTAAATTTGCAGCGCAAATTCTAGGCGGTAATGGCGGTGGAAAAGACGACTTTGCAACAGCTGGCGGCAAAAACGCTCTAGCCATCGAAGATGCCATAAAAAGCTCACTTGAGTATGCAAGGCAAGCTTTAGAAAAATGA
- the flgC gene encoding flagellar basal body rod protein FlgC: MSYLNDFDISGYGLSAQRFRMNVISSNIANAQTTRTAEGGPYRRQEVIFKEMNFDKILNDQLKNSQSLLDYENPLDDPSSPKNAHPALTSVIVDKVVRDDKDFQLKYDPSHPDANANGYVAFPNINPVIEMADLLEATRAYQANVASFQNAKTIAQSAISLISGQA, from the coding sequence ATGTCATACTTAAATGATTTTGATATTAGCGGATACGGACTAAGCGCGCAACGCTTCAGAATGAACGTCATCAGCTCAAACATCGCAAACGCTCAAACCACAAGAACGGCTGAGGGCGGCCCTTACAGAAGGCAAGAGGTAATTTTTAAAGAGATGAACTTTGATAAAATTTTAAACGATCAACTTAAAAACTCACAAAGCCTACTTGATTATGAAAATCCACTCGATGACCCAAGCTCACCCAAAAACGCTCACCCTGCCCTAACTAGCGTGATCGTAGATAAAGTGGTGCGCGACGACAAGGACTTTCAGCTAAAATACGACCCTAGCCACCCAGACGCAAATGCAAATGGCTACGTCGCATTTCCAAATATAAACCCAGTCATCGAGATGGCTGACTTGCTTGAGGCGACAAGGGCTTATCAAGCAAATGTAGCGTCATTTCAAAACGCAAAAACAATAGCACAAAGTGCGATATCACTTATTTCAGGACAAGCATAA